In Lysobacter firmicutimachus, one genomic interval encodes:
- the tldD gene encoding metalloprotease TldD, whose translation MTLPLQIAETRLLLPAGLDAGGLERSFGALLGPGVDFGDLYFQHARRESWSVEDGIVKDGSHSIEQGVGVRAISGEKTGFAYSDEINGEALLAASRSARAIAREGNAHAARALVRGGGRSLYPSEDPIDSVANETKVEALRRLDKLLRAADPRVKQVIVSLSGGVDTILVARSDGVLAGDVRPLVRLNVQIIVEHNGRRESGYAGGGGRYSYAELLGGDRPERLAREALRQALVNLDAIDAPAGVMPVVLGSGWPGVLLHEAVGHGLEGDFNRKGTSTYAGRMGQRVAAKGVTIVDDGTLEGRRGSLNIDDEGTPTHCTPLIEDGVLVGYMQDTLNARLMGMAPTGNGRRESFAHLPMPRMTNTYMLAGSHDPEEMIRSVKKGLYAVNFGGGQVDITSGKYVFSATEAYLIEDGKITAPVKGATLIGNGPETMQRVRMIGHDLALDEGVGVCGKDGQSVPVGVGQPSLLIDQLTVGGTQS comes from the coding sequence ATGACCCTTCCTCTGCAGATCGCCGAAACCCGCCTCCTGCTGCCCGCCGGGCTCGACGCCGGCGGCCTGGAGCGCAGCTTCGGCGCCTTGCTCGGTCCGGGCGTCGATTTCGGCGATCTCTACTTCCAGCACGCACGCCGCGAGAGCTGGAGCGTCGAGGACGGCATCGTCAAGGACGGCTCGCATTCGATCGAACAGGGCGTCGGCGTGCGCGCGATCAGCGGCGAGAAGACCGGCTTCGCCTATTCCGACGAGATCAACGGCGAGGCGCTGCTGGCGGCCTCTCGCTCGGCGCGCGCGATCGCCCGCGAGGGCAACGCGCATGCGGCCCGCGCCCTGGTCCGCGGCGGCGGACGTTCGCTGTATCCCAGCGAAGACCCGATCGATTCGGTCGCCAACGAGACCAAGGTCGAAGCGCTGCGCCGGCTCGACAAGCTGCTGCGCGCCGCCGACCCGCGGGTCAAGCAGGTCATCGTCAGCCTCAGCGGCGGCGTCGACACCATCCTGGTGGCGCGCAGCGACGGCGTGCTGGCCGGCGACGTGCGCCCGCTGGTGCGGCTCAACGTGCAGATCATCGTCGAGCACAACGGCCGCCGCGAAAGCGGCTATGCCGGCGGCGGCGGCCGCTACAGCTACGCCGAACTGCTCGGCGGCGACCGCCCCGAGCGTCTGGCGCGCGAGGCGCTGCGCCAGGCGCTGGTGAATCTGGACGCGATCGACGCGCCGGCCGGGGTGATGCCGGTGGTGCTCGGCTCGGGCTGGCCCGGCGTGCTGCTGCACGAAGCGGTCGGCCACGGCCTGGAAGGCGATTTCAACCGCAAGGGCACCTCGACCTACGCCGGCCGCATGGGCCAGCGGGTCGCCGCCAAGGGCGTGACCATCGTCGACGACGGCACCCTGGAAGGCCGCCGCGGCTCGCTCAACATCGACGACGAGGGCACGCCGACCCACTGCACCCCCCTGATCGAGGACGGCGTGCTGGTCGGCTACATGCAGGACACCCTCAACGCGCGCCTAATGGGCATGGCGCCGACCGGCAACGGCCGCCGCGAGTCCTTCGCCCATCTGCCGATGCCGCGCATGACCAACACCTACATGCTCGCGGGCAGCCACGACCCGGAAGAGATGATCCGCTCGGTCAAGAAGGGCCTGTACGCGGTCAATTTCGGCGGCGGCCAGGTCGACATCACCAGCGGCAAGTACGTGTTCTCGGCCACCGAGGCGTATCTGATTGAAGACGGCAAGATCACCGCGCCGGTCAAGGGCGCGACCTTGATCGGCAACGGCCCAGAGACCATGCAGCGGGTCCGCATGATCGGCCACGACCTGGCCCTGGACGAGGGCGTGGGCGTGTGCGGCAAGGACGGACAGAGCGTGCCGGTCGGCGTCGGCCAGCCCTCGCTGTTGATCGACCAGCTGACCGTCGGCGGTACCCAATCGTGA
- a CDS encoding YhdP family protein, with protein sequence MPTPLRRRLRMARRGAFYGVAIVLVLVAVLLGAASQVLPLAESHPEQVAQWLSQRAGRPVAFDRVQTQWTRRGPLLRLDGLRIGEGAQAFTIGDAEMLVSVYAGLLPGQSFSELRLKGLDLTLERAGDGRWKVRGLPGQDSAPQRDPLSALEGLGELQVIDGKLAVIAPSLGVEARIPKIDLRLRVDGPRVRAGARVWPSVGVAGAPSTPLDAVLDFDRRRGDGRAYAGATRADLAGWSPLLKLAGIRIESGQGRAEAWAELRGHRVAAVTVSAALDRVGLRAERHGAHADAAPARTEFEHVETLSFWRLTEQGWRYDAQRLRIGSGEQVQTLDGLAVAGGERYALRAPRIDAGPLIAVVALSDALPERLRHWLETAKPRVSLSEIAVNGRRNGPLFASGRIQALGFDAVGSSPGLQGLSGRFEGDADGFVLDLDPASPMRFDWPTGFGVAHTVSLDGRVGGWREGAGWRIGTTALRVQGKGFGVRARGGLWWQGDGTRPWIDIAADLDPTQVPVAKGFWIRDKMSAHLVHWLDTALVGGRLSDAHAVISGDLDDWPFNRNNGLFEASARLEGAVVKFQPEWPAVEGLDADVRFVADGFSVIGNGRMAGVGVRRVEAGIDRYKDGRLRVEADGAADAAQLVALLKHSPLQKDHADTLNNVRASGPAQVGFEMELPLRPNSQTRIAGTVALDNARLADPRWKLAFEQVRGRAEYGRGGFRAEELAVLHEGAPGKLSLRAGDEYVRDRGNVFEAALDTASGADELIARGPDELAWLKPYLDGRSLWTAAISIPKSPGATTAVKATGVAAPAPTVLRLQSNLVGTALSFPAPLAKPAAASLPTTVETPLPLGSGDVRVSLGNVLAVRARTVNGRTGVRVALGSNRVDEAPPAAGLIATGRAAQLDAVDWIALAHGDGGSGEGGGLALQRIDVSAQQLQLIGGNFPDTRIIVAPAPRGATAVRAEGAALEGAVLIPGGEGGAIAGRFARVHWRAPAPAGGAGPNASASAAAPAHAASAGQDQGMHPAQIPALLLDIADLRVGDAPLGQASVRTRPTAAGMRIEQISTRAPKQAIDLSGDWTGRGANAHTHLNLSVDSGDVGALMNGFGFANQIGGGRAKAKFEAGWPGSPAGFALGSLEGSLTLDARDGRLLEIEPGAGRVLGLLSVAQLPRRLTLDFRDLFSKGFAFDRIGGTVRFGNGSARSDDLTIDGPAAAISIRGAADLRAQRYDQTIEVRPKAANVLTAVGALAAGPVGAAIGAAANAVLQRPLGSLASKTYRVTGPWKEPKVEVVTREQTRAAATTPPAG encoded by the coding sequence ATGCCCACCCCCCTGCGCCGCCGCCTGCGCATGGCCCGTCGTGGCGCCTTCTATGGCGTCGCGATCGTGCTGGTGCTGGTTGCGGTGTTGCTGGGGGCGGCGAGCCAGGTGCTGCCGCTGGCCGAGAGCCATCCCGAGCAGGTCGCGCAATGGCTGAGCCAGCGCGCCGGGCGGCCGGTGGCGTTCGATCGGGTGCAGACGCAGTGGACCCGGCGCGGGCCGTTGTTGCGCCTGGACGGATTGCGCATCGGCGAAGGCGCGCAGGCGTTCACCATCGGCGATGCGGAAATGTTGGTGTCGGTCTACGCCGGCCTGCTGCCGGGGCAGTCGTTCTCCGAGCTGCGCCTGAAGGGCCTGGATCTGACTCTGGAGCGCGCCGGCGACGGGCGCTGGAAAGTGCGCGGTTTGCCCGGCCAGGACAGCGCGCCGCAGCGCGATCCGCTGTCGGCGCTGGAAGGCCTGGGCGAGCTGCAGGTGATCGACGGCAAGCTGGCGGTGATCGCGCCCAGCCTCGGCGTCGAAGCGCGCATTCCCAAGATCGACCTGCGCCTGCGCGTGGACGGGCCGCGCGTGCGTGCCGGCGCGCGGGTGTGGCCCAGCGTCGGCGTCGCCGGGGCGCCGTCGACGCCGCTGGACGCGGTATTGGATTTCGACCGCCGCCGCGGCGACGGCCGCGCCTACGCCGGCGCCACCCGCGCCGACCTCGCGGGCTGGTCGCCGCTGCTGAAACTGGCCGGAATCCGGATCGAGTCCGGCCAGGGCCGCGCCGAGGCCTGGGCCGAGTTGCGCGGGCACCGGGTCGCGGCGGTGACGGTGTCGGCCGCGCTCGACCGGGTCGGCCTGCGTGCCGAGCGTCACGGCGCCCACGCCGATGCCGCGCCGGCGCGGACCGAATTCGAACATGTCGAAACCCTGTCGTTCTGGCGCCTGACCGAGCAGGGCTGGCGCTACGACGCGCAGCGCCTGCGCATCGGCAGCGGCGAGCAGGTGCAGACCCTGGACGGGCTCGCCGTCGCCGGCGGCGAGCGCTATGCCTTGCGCGCGCCGCGCATCGACGCCGGCCCGCTGATCGCCGTGGTCGCGCTCAGCGACGCCTTGCCCGAACGCCTGCGGCATTGGCTAGAGACTGCCAAGCCGCGCGTATCGCTGAGCGAGATCGCCGTGAACGGCCGCCGCAACGGGCCTCTGTTCGCCAGCGGCCGGATCCAGGCGCTGGGCTTCGACGCGGTCGGTTCCAGCCCCGGGCTGCAGGGCCTGTCGGGACGCTTCGAAGGCGATGCCGACGGCTTCGTGCTCGACCTCGATCCGGCCTCGCCGATGCGTTTCGACTGGCCGACCGGTTTCGGCGTGGCGCATACGGTCAGCCTCGACGGCCGCGTCGGCGGTTGGCGCGAGGGCGCCGGCTGGCGCATCGGCACCACCGCGCTGCGCGTGCAGGGCAAGGGTTTCGGCGTGCGCGCGCGCGGCGGCCTGTGGTGGCAGGGCGACGGCACCCGACCGTGGATCGACATCGCCGCCGACCTGGACCCGACCCAGGTACCGGTCGCCAAGGGCTTCTGGATCCGCGACAAGATGTCGGCGCATCTGGTGCATTGGCTCGACACCGCCTTGGTCGGCGGCCGCCTGAGCGATGCCCATGCGGTGATCTCCGGCGACCTCGACGACTGGCCGTTCAACCGCAACAACGGCTTGTTCGAGGCCAGCGCCCGGCTGGAGGGCGCGGTGGTGAAGTTCCAGCCCGAGTGGCCGGCGGTGGAAGGGCTGGACGCCGACGTGCGCTTCGTCGCCGACGGTTTCAGCGTCATCGGCAACGGCCGCATGGCCGGGGTCGGCGTGCGCCGGGTCGAGGCCGGCATCGATCGCTACAAGGACGGCCGCCTGCGCGTCGAAGCCGACGGCGCCGCCGATGCGGCGCAACTGGTGGCCCTGCTCAAGCACAGTCCGCTGCAGAAGGACCATGCCGACACCCTGAACAACGTGCGCGCCAGCGGCCCGGCCCAGGTCGGTTTCGAAATGGAACTGCCGCTGCGGCCCAACAGCCAGACCCGCATCGCCGGTACGGTCGCGCTGGACAACGCCAGGCTGGCCGACCCGCGCTGGAAGCTGGCTTTCGAACAGGTGCGCGGCCGCGCCGAATACGGCCGCGGCGGTTTCCGCGCCGAAGAGCTGGCGGTGCTGCACGAGGGCGCGCCGGGCAAGCTGTCGCTGCGCGCCGGCGACGAGTACGTGCGCGACCGCGGCAACGTGTTCGAGGCCGCGCTCGACACCGCCTCCGGCGCCGACGAACTGATCGCGCGCGGCCCGGACGAACTGGCCTGGCTAAAGCCCTACCTGGACGGGCGCTCGCTGTGGACCGCGGCGATTTCGATTCCCAAGAGCCCGGGCGCGACTACCGCGGTCAAGGCCACCGGCGTGGCCGCGCCGGCGCCGACCGTGCTGCGCCTGCAATCCAACCTGGTCGGCACCGCGCTGAGCTTCCCCGCGCCGCTGGCCAAGCCGGCCGCGGCGAGTCTGCCGACGACCGTCGAAACCCCGTTGCCGCTCGGCAGCGGCGATGTGCGCGTATCGCTGGGCAACGTGCTGGCGGTTCGTGCGCGCACCGTCAACGGCCGCACCGGCGTGCGCGTGGCGCTGGGCAGCAACCGGGTCGACGAGGCGCCGCCGGCCGCCGGCCTGATCGCCACCGGACGCGCAGCGCAGCTCGACGCGGTCGACTGGATCGCGCTGGCCCACGGCGACGGCGGCAGCGGCGAGGGCGGCGGCCTGGCCTTGCAACGCATCGACGTCAGCGCGCAGCAACTGCAGTTGATCGGCGGCAACTTCCCCGACACCCGCATCATCGTCGCCCCGGCGCCGCGCGGCGCGACCGCGGTGCGTGCCGAAGGCGCGGCGCTGGAGGGCGCGGTGCTGATTCCGGGCGGCGAGGGCGGCGCCATCGCCGGCCGCTTCGCCCGCGTGCATTGGCGCGCGCCGGCGCCTGCAGGCGGCGCGGGGCCGAATGCAAGCGCGAGTGCGGCGGCGCCGGCGCACGCCGCGAGCGCGGGCCAGGATCAAGGCATGCACCCGGCGCAGATTCCGGCCCTGCTGCTCGACATCGCCGACCTGCGCGTCGGCGACGCGCCGTTGGGCCAGGCCAGCGTGCGGACCCGGCCGACCGCGGCCGGCATGCGCATCGAACAGATCAGCACGCGCGCGCCGAAGCAGGCCATCGACCTCAGCGGCGACTGGACCGGCCGCGGCGCGAACGCGCACACGCATCTGAACCTCAGCGTCGACAGCGGCGACGTCGGCGCGCTGATGAACGGTTTCGGCTTCGCCAACCAGATCGGCGGCGGCCGCGCCAAGGCCAAGTTCGAGGCCGGCTGGCCGGGCAGCCCGGCTGGCTTCGCCCTGGGCTCGCTCGAGGGCAGCCTGACCCTGGATGCGCGCGACGGCCGCCTGCTGGAGATCGAGCCCGGCGCCGGGCGCGTGCTCGGGCTGCTCAGCGTGGCCCAGCTGCCGCGCCGGTTGACCCTGGATTTCCGCGATCTGTTCTCCAAGGGCTTCGCCTTCGACCGGATCGGCGGCACGGTGCGCTTCGGCAACGGCAGCGCGCGCAGCGACGACCTCACCATCGACGGCCCGGCCGCGGCGATCTCGATCCGCGGCGCCGCCGACCTGCGTGCGCAGCGCTACGATCAGACCATCGAAGTACGGCCTAAGGCGGCCAACGTGCTGACGGCGGTGGGCGCGCTCGCCGCCGGCCCGGTCGGCGCGGCGATCGGCGCGGCCGCCAACGCAGTGCTGCAGCGTCCGCTGGGCAGCCTGGCTTCCAAGACCTACCGGGTCACCGGGCCGTGGAAAGAGCCCAAGGTCGAAGTGGTCACCCGCGAACAGACCCGCGCCGCCGCCACGACGCCGCCGGCCGGCTGA
- the rng gene encoding ribonuclease G — protein MTEEILVNVTPRETRVAVVENGMLQELHIERGWRRGVVGNIYKGKVQRVMPGMQAAFVEIGLERAAFLHAADIVKPNQSGESEGDEAPLPPTPTRPIAELLREGQEIVVQVVKDPIGSKGARLTTQLSIPSRYLVLLPRTRVVGVSARIEDEGERARLKSLVTSLAPSAEHHGYIVRTNAEGQPEEALAEDIAYLSRAWSLIAEKSRSCKVGERVYEDLSLPLRAVRDLIRRDVEKVKVDSRETCERLRSFAAQYMPGLAEKIEHYTGARPIFDLYGVEDEIQRALDKEVPLKSGGYLVIDQTEAMTTIDVNTGSFLGQRNLEETVYRTNLEAAQSVARQLRLRNLGGIIIIDFIDMTDLEHRRQVLRQLEKALTRDHAKTTVYEFSPLGLVEMTRKRTTESLERQLSEPCHECGGRGTLKTPETVTYEIFRDIVRQVRQFDAARLLVIASPKVVARITDEESAAVAELEEFLGKSIRFQADDQYAQEQFDVVLL, from the coding sequence ATGACTGAAGAAATCCTGGTCAACGTCACTCCGCGCGAGACCCGCGTCGCCGTGGTCGAGAACGGCATGCTGCAGGAACTGCACATCGAGCGCGGTTGGCGCCGCGGCGTGGTCGGCAACATCTACAAGGGCAAGGTGCAACGGGTCATGCCCGGGATGCAGGCGGCGTTCGTCGAGATCGGCCTGGAACGTGCCGCGTTCCTGCACGCCGCCGACATCGTCAAGCCGAACCAGAGCGGCGAGAGCGAGGGCGACGAGGCGCCGCTGCCGCCGACCCCGACCCGGCCGATCGCCGAACTGCTGCGCGAAGGCCAGGAGATCGTGGTCCAGGTGGTCAAGGACCCGATCGGCAGCAAGGGCGCGCGCCTGACCACCCAGCTCAGCATTCCCTCGCGCTACCTGGTGCTGTTGCCGCGCACCCGCGTAGTCGGGGTCTCGGCGCGGATCGAGGACGAGGGCGAACGCGCGCGGCTCAAGAGCCTGGTGACCTCGCTGGCGCCGTCGGCCGAACACCATGGCTACATCGTCCGCACCAACGCCGAAGGCCAGCCGGAAGAGGCGCTGGCCGAGGACATCGCCTACCTGAGCCGGGCCTGGTCGCTGATCGCCGAGAAATCGCGCAGCTGCAAGGTCGGCGAGCGCGTCTACGAAGACCTGAGCCTGCCGTTGCGCGCGGTGCGCGACCTGATCCGGCGCGACGTGGAGAAGGTCAAGGTCGACTCGCGCGAGACCTGCGAGCGCCTGCGCAGCTTCGCCGCCCAGTACATGCCGGGGCTGGCGGAGAAGATCGAGCACTACACCGGCGCGCGGCCGATCTTCGACCTGTACGGGGTCGAGGACGAAATCCAGCGCGCGCTCGACAAGGAAGTGCCGCTGAAGTCCGGCGGCTACCTGGTGATCGACCAGACCGAGGCGATGACCACCATCGACGTCAACACCGGTTCCTTCCTCGGTCAACGCAACCTCGAGGAAACCGTTTACCGCACCAATCTGGAGGCGGCGCAGTCGGTCGCCCGGCAACTGCGGCTGCGCAACCTGGGCGGCATCATCATCATCGACTTCATCGACATGACTGACCTGGAGCACCGCCGCCAGGTGCTGCGCCAGCTCGAGAAGGCGCTGACCCGCGATCACGCCAAGACCACGGTGTACGAATTCTCGCCGTTGGGCCTGGTGGAGATGACCCGCAAGCGCACCACCGAAAGCCTGGAGCGCCAGCTCAGCGAGCCCTGCCACGAATGCGGCGGCCGCGGCACGCTCAAGACCCCGGAAACGGTGACCTACGAGATCTTCCGCGACATCGTCCGCCAGGTGCGCCAGTTCGACGCCGCGCGCCTGCTGGTGATCGCCTCGCCCAAGGTGGTGGCGCGGATCACCGACGAGGAATCCGCCGCGGTCGCCGAACTGGAGGAATTCCTCGGCAAGTCGATCCGCTTCCAGGCCGACGACCAGTATGCGCAGGAGCAGTTCGATGTCGTGCTGCTCTGA
- a CDS encoding Maf family protein, with protein sequence MLYLASQSPRRRELLARLGHEFGLLELDVPEQRQPGEPAEDYVRRVAREKAGAGLLKVVGNPAAVVLGSDTEVVLDDEVFGKPRDAADAAAMLRRLSGRTHRVISAVSLVSPAREAQAVSVSEVSFAELDEATIARYVAGGEPMGKAGAYAIQGAAEAFVTRLSGSYSGVMGLPLYETAQLLRQFGLG encoded by the coding sequence ATGCTCTATCTCGCCTCCCAGTCGCCGCGGCGACGCGAATTGCTGGCCCGCCTGGGCCACGAATTCGGCCTGCTCGAACTCGACGTGCCCGAACAGCGCCAGCCCGGCGAACCGGCCGAGGACTACGTGCGCCGGGTCGCCCGCGAGAAGGCCGGGGCCGGCCTGCTCAAGGTGGTCGGCAACCCGGCCGCGGTGGTGCTGGGCTCGGACACCGAGGTCGTGCTCGACGACGAGGTGTTCGGCAAGCCGCGCGACGCCGCCGACGCGGCGGCCATGCTCAGGCGCCTGTCCGGCCGCACCCACCGGGTGATCTCCGCGGTCTCGCTGGTCTCGCCGGCGCGCGAGGCCCAGGCCGTGTCGGTGTCCGAAGTCAGCTTCGCCGAACTCGACGAGGCGACCATCGCCCGCTACGTGGCCGGCGGCGAACCGATGGGCAAGGCCGGCGCCTATGCGATCCAGGGCGCGGCCGAGGCCTTCGTGACCCGGCTGTCCGGCAGCTACTCCGGGGTGATGGGGCTGCCGCTGTACGAAACCGCGCAGTTGCTGCGCCAGTTCGGGCTCGGCTAG
- a CDS encoding SIMPL domain-containing protein — MPPAVSAPRPASRSASLRPLALAAFLAFGAVTAMSASAQTTPYVATDGTLLSVSAESQAKRTPNIATVSTGVVTQAADANAAMRANAEQMAKVVAAIKAAGIAERDIQTSGINLNPQYRYQENQPPQITGYQANNNVNIVIRDISKVGKILDSLVATGANQINGPSFDLDDKDKEAAFDEARRGAIEKAQARAEMYAKALGMKVRRIVSVSEGGRFAPPMPMPMMAMRMEKAGAAADTSVSPGENTLSMNLDVVFELGK; from the coding sequence ATGCCCCCCGCCGTCTCCGCCCCCCGTCCCGCTTCCCGCTCGGCTTCGCTGCGCCCGCTGGCGCTGGCCGCCTTCCTCGCCTTCGGAGCCGTCACCGCCATGTCCGCGTCCGCCCAGACCACGCCTTACGTCGCCACCGACGGCACCCTGTTGTCGGTCTCGGCCGAATCCCAGGCCAAGCGCACTCCCAACATCGCCACGGTCTCCACCGGCGTGGTCACCCAGGCCGCCGACGCCAACGCGGCGATGCGCGCCAACGCCGAGCAGATGGCCAAGGTCGTGGCCGCGATCAAGGCCGCCGGCATCGCCGAGCGCGACATCCAGACCAGCGGCATCAACCTCAACCCGCAGTACCGCTACCAGGAAAACCAGCCGCCGCAGATCACCGGCTATCAGGCCAACAACAACGTCAACATCGTCATCCGCGACATCTCCAAGGTCGGCAAGATCCTCGACTCGCTGGTCGCCACCGGCGCCAACCAGATCAACGGCCCGAGCTTCGACCTGGACGACAAGGACAAGGAAGCCGCGTTCGACGAAGCCCGCCGCGGCGCCATCGAGAAGGCCCAGGCCCGCGCCGAGATGTACGCCAAGGCCCTGGGCATGAAGGTGCGCCGCATCGTCAGCGTCAGCGAGGGCGGCCGCTTCGCCCCGCCGATGCCGATGCCGATGATGGCCATGCGCATGGAGAAGGCCGGCGCCGCGGCCGACACCTCGGTCTCGCCGGGCGAAAACACCTTGTCGATGAACCTCGACGTGGTGTTCGAACTGGGCAAGTGA
- a CDS encoding energy transducer TonB → MVRAIPSSQLRQPLDGVRIAGNTGAIAFNTVMLLLLLAPLSAPKLLLPPVDEDPIIQIPLRPKPVPPPVIEEPLPINRKPAPPTVTQPVRQEQPPTIVVDHPDPAPTDFAGIEQPQIQVAKADPPAGSDPGIQTGASLQALNNPAPPYPPQAVRDNLTGVVELEILVGVDGKPLDVSVVRSSGHRILDQAARRVVLSRWTFQPAMRDGQPVQARGRVPIEFKLAQ, encoded by the coding sequence ATGGTTCGTGCGATTCCCTCTTCCCAGCTCCGCCAGCCGCTGGACGGCGTGCGCATCGCCGGCAACACCGGCGCGATCGCCTTCAATACGGTGATGCTGTTGTTGCTGCTGGCGCCGCTGAGCGCCCCCAAGCTGCTGCTGCCGCCGGTCGACGAAGATCCGATCATCCAGATTCCGCTGCGGCCGAAGCCGGTTCCGCCTCCGGTCATCGAAGAACCGTTGCCGATCAATCGCAAGCCCGCTCCGCCGACGGTGACCCAGCCGGTGCGACAGGAGCAGCCGCCGACGATCGTGGTCGACCACCCCGATCCGGCGCCGACCGACTTCGCCGGCATCGAGCAACCGCAGATCCAGGTCGCCAAGGCCGACCCGCCGGCCGGCAGCGACCCGGGCATCCAGACCGGCGCCAGCCTGCAGGCCCTCAACAACCCCGCCCCGCCCTACCCGCCGCAGGCGGTGCGCGACAACCTGACCGGGGTGGTCGAATTGGAGATCCTGGTCGGCGTCGACGGCAAGCCGCTCGACGTCAGCGTGGTCCGCAGCAGCGGCCACCGCATCCTCGACCAGGCCGCGCGCCGGGTGGTGCTGAGCCGCTGGACCTTCCAGCCGGCGATGCGCGACGGCCAGCCGGTGCAGGCCCGCGGCCGGGTGCCGATCGAATTCAAGTTGGCGCAGTGA
- the rlmH gene encoding 23S rRNA (pseudouridine(1915)-N(3))-methyltransferase RlmH — protein MKSRLIAVGERAPRWVAEGFGEYQKRLSHWLPLELVEIEPGLRGKGRDAARATQDEGARVLAALPKNACVVALEGRGRLWTSEQLAQRLEHWRGQGRDLAFLIGGPEGHAPDVLARADEQWSLGPLTLPHMLVRLVAAEQLYRAAALLANHPYHRA, from the coding sequence ATGAAAAGCAGATTGATCGCGGTCGGCGAGCGCGCGCCGCGCTGGGTCGCCGAAGGCTTCGGCGAATACCAGAAACGCCTCTCGCATTGGCTGCCGCTGGAGCTGGTGGAGATCGAGCCCGGCCTGCGCGGCAAGGGCCGCGACGCCGCGCGCGCGACCCAGGACGAGGGCGCGCGCGTACTCGCCGCGTTGCCGAAGAACGCCTGCGTGGTGGCGCTGGAAGGCCGCGGCCGGTTATGGACTTCGGAACAGCTGGCGCAGCGCCTGGAACATTGGCGCGGCCAGGGCCGCGACCTGGCGTTCCTGATCGGCGGCCCGGAAGGCCACGCCCCCGACGTGCTCGCCCGCGCCGACGAACAATGGTCGCTGGGCCCGCTGACCCTGCCGCACATGCTGGTGCGCCTGGTCGCGGCCGAGCAGCTGTACCGGGCGGCGGCGTTGTTGGCCAATCATCCGTATCACCGGGCTTAG
- a CDS encoding alkaline phosphatase PhoX, with protein sequence MDAFDPSRRQVIKSSAAAMAVGAIGSLGALYSRQADAATDPSRIAPVPSRYGPLAPVADLATGLPLLQLPRGFSYRSFAWSGDRMADGRPCPDRHDGMAVVAARRVPHRPHGRGHASHELVLIRNHERGAGNSPIRAPGMYDTGTVSGGQPGGGTTTLRYRFDGGRHGGGWDSVEASLGGTMVNCAGGPTPWGTWLTCEEIKSNAVSSTGRKHGYVFEVDPRSERTTGRPLIGLGRFSHEAVAIDPRTGIVYLTEDDRNKSGLYRFIPHDRYGRPGSLEHGGRLQAARVRGKRNADLTTAAIGNEFQLEWVDIPDPDLDSILAPSGFPDIGGNDTLSGPFAQAWSEGGLRMSRGEGIWYSYGKMFIVDTSSGVDAQGRKGRGNGAVWVLDLFTQRLRALFVSNHQLAAHNPDNITVNARGGVVLCEDPDAAPAGSPDEYGPGTRLIGLTRAGESFYLCKNNAELTSTQIADAGKNIAEGDYRDSEFCGACWDPAGRILFVNMQTPGITFAITGPWERGPL encoded by the coding sequence ATGGATGCGTTCGATCCCTCCCGCCGCCAGGTCATCAAGAGCAGCGCTGCCGCCATGGCGGTCGGCGCGATCGGCAGTCTCGGCGCGCTGTACTCGCGCCAGGCCGATGCCGCGACCGACCCCAGCCGCATCGCTCCGGTGCCGAGCCGCTACGGCCCGCTCGCGCCGGTCGCCGACCTCGCCACCGGTTTGCCGCTGCTGCAGTTGCCGCGCGGCTTCAGCTATCGCTCCTTCGCCTGGAGCGGCGACCGCATGGCCGACGGCCGGCCCTGTCCGGACCGCCACGACGGCATGGCGGTGGTCGCCGCGCGTCGCGTCCCGCATCGCCCGCACGGCCGCGGCCACGCCAGTCACGAGCTGGTGCTGATCCGCAATCACGAGCGCGGCGCCGGCAACTCGCCGATCCGCGCGCCGGGCATGTACGACACCGGCACGGTCTCCGGCGGCCAGCCCGGCGGCGGCACCACCACCCTGCGCTACCGCTTCGACGGCGGCCGCCACGGCGGCGGCTGGGACAGCGTCGAAGCCAGCCTCGGCGGCACGATGGTCAACTGCGCCGGCGGCCCGACCCCGTGGGGCACCTGGCTGACCTGCGAGGAGATCAAGAGCAATGCCGTGTCCAGCACCGGCCGCAAGCACGGCTATGTGTTCGAAGTCGATCCGCGCAGCGAACGCACCACCGGCCGGCCGCTGATCGGCCTGGGCCGCTTCAGCCACGAAGCGGTGGCGATCGATCCGCGCACCGGCATCGTCTATCTGACCGAAGACGACCGCAACAAGTCCGGCCTGTACCGCTTCATTCCCCACGACCGCTATGGCCGTCCGGGCTCGCTCGAACACGGCGGCCGGCTGCAGGCCGCGCGCGTGCGCGGCAAGCGCAACGCCGACCTGACCACCGCGGCGATCGGCAACGAGTTCCAGCTCGAATGGGTCGACATCCCCGATCCGGACCTGGATTCGATCCTGGCCCCGAGCGGTTTCCCCGACATCGGCGGCAACGACACCCTCAGCGGCCCGTTCGCCCAGGCCTGGAGCGAAGGCGGCCTGCGCATGAGCCGGGGCGAAGGCATCTGGTACAGCTACGGCAAGATGTTCATCGTCGACACCAGCAGCGGCGTCGACGCGCAAGGCCGCAAGGGCCGCGGCAACGGCGCGGTGTGGGTGCTGGACCTGTTCACCCAACGCCTGCGCGCGCTGTTCGTCAGCAACCACCAACTCGCCGCGCACAACCCCGACAACATCACCGTCAACGCGCGCGGCGGCGTGGTGCTGTGCGAGGACCCGGACGCCGCGCCGGCCGGCAGCCCCGACGAGTACGGCCCGGGCACGCGCCTGATCGGCCTGACCCGCGCCGGCGAGTCGTTCTATCTGTGCAAGAACAACGCCGAGCTGACTTCGACCCAGATCGCCGACGCCGGCAAGAACATCGCCGAAGGCGACTACCGCGACAGCGAGTTCTGCGGCGCCTGCTGGGACCCGGCCGGCCGCATCCTGTTCGTCAACATGCAGACCCCGGGCATCACCTTCGCCATCACCGGCCCCTGGGAACGCGGCCCGCTGTAG